The Neobacillus sp. OS1-2 genome includes a window with the following:
- a CDS encoding N-acetylmuramoyl-L-alanine amidase — translation MNIIQRFIPASNKETRPGIKMIPKYITIHETDNPGAGADASAHARLQERGNDRTASWHLQIDDHEAIQSIPFNEIAWAAGDGRNGPGNQTSIHIEICVNADGNFQKAV, via the coding sequence ATGAATATTATTCAACGATTTATTCCTGCGTCTAATAAAGAAACTCGCCCGGGCATAAAAATGATCCCTAAATACATCACCATCCATGAAACTGATAATCCAGGTGCAGGGGCAGACGCAAGTGCTCACGCTCGTTTGCAAGAGCGCGGAAATGACCGTACAGCATCATGGCACCTTCAAATTGATGACCATGAAGCTATCCAATCAATACCATTCAATGAAATAGCTTGGGCTGCCGGTGACGGCCGTAACGGACCGGGCAATCAAACATCCATTCATATTGAAATTTGTGTTAATGCGGATGGAAATTTTCAAAAGGCGGTTTAG